Proteins from a genomic interval of Quercus lobata isolate SW786 chromosome 11, ValleyOak3.0 Primary Assembly, whole genome shotgun sequence:
- the LOC115967939 gene encoding AAA-ATPase At2g18193-like: MLTFMEMLTSLITAAGVIVLCPLVKGLVPCSFLNNLFSIYEEYFCTPKITLFFRTDCGLSDNQMYDVASTYLRAKIVDSSKCLNVGKTVRQERPTFDIVPGAEVIDSFQGIKGLKWKLHAEKGFDGRECRRYFTLSFDKKLKEVVLESYLAEVISRSKAIQEAERVLKLYSRDFVYGTPGREWSSIVLEHPTTFEKLAMDPEQKRMLKVDLDKFISRKEWYKKVGKAWKRGYLLYGPPGTGKSSLIAAMANYLKFDVYDLDLTSIRSDSALRRIFLSTSNRSIMVIEDIDCAKLEDRDKEEASDQLILKKPKFTLSGLLNFIDGVWSSCGEERIIVFTTNHKEKLEKLDPALLRPGRMDVHVHMSYLTMDGFKQLVSNYLGINGDHQLLEVIEALLKNKQVTPAEIAEELLKSEDPNIALRGVVEFLEQK; this comes from the exons ATGTTAACTTTCATGGAGATGCTTACATCTTTGATCACAGCTGCTGGTGTGATTGTACTATGTCCCCTAGTAAAAGGACTCGTACCTTGCTCATTCCTCAATAATCTCTTCTCCATCTATGAAGAATATTTTTGCACGCCTAAAATCACTCTCTTCTTTCGCACGGATTGTGGTCTCAGTGACAATCAAATGTATGATGTTGCCTCAACCTACCTCCGTGCCAAGATTGTTGATTCATCAAAATGTCTCAATGTTGGCAAAACCGTTAGGCAAGAGAGGCCAACCTTTGATATAGTCCCGGGTGCAGAGGTTATTGATTCCTTTCAAGGCATTAAAGGGCTTAAATGGAAGTTACATGCAGAAAAAGGATTTGATGGCCGTGAATGTCGTAGATATTTTACGCTTTCCTTTGATAAGAAACTCAAAGAGGTTGTGCTAGAGTCGTATTTAGCTGAAGTAATATCTCGTTCTAAGGCTATACAAGAAGCAGAAAGGGTGTTAAAGCTTTATAGCCGTGATTTCGTCTATGGTACACCTGGTCGTGAATGGAGTTCTATTGTTCTTGAACACCCAACCACATTTGAGAAGTTGGCAATGGACCCAGAGCAGAAGAGGATGCTCAAGGTTGATCTGGACAAGTTTATTAGTAGAAAGGAGTGGTATAAGAAAGTTGGCAAGGCATGGAAGCGAGGGTATTTGCTTTACGGGCCTCCGGGTACTGGTAAATCAAGCTTGATTGCTGCCATGGCTAATTACCTAAAGTTTGATGTCTATGATTTGGACCTTACAAGCATACGCTCAGATTCAGCGTTGAGAAGGATATTTCTTTCCACATCTAATCGTTCAATAATGGTAATTGAGGATATTGATTGTGCAAAGTTGGAAGATCGAGACAAAGAGGAAGCGTCTGATCAGCTGATTCTGAAAAAGCCTAAG ttcacaTTATCAGGTTTATTGAACTTCATTGATGGAGTATGGTCAAGCTGTGGAGAAGAGCGAATTATTGTGTTCACCACCAATCATAAGGAGAAGCTTGAGAAGCTTGATCCCGCTTTGTTGCGCCCAGGCCGCATGGACGTGCATGTGCACATGTCATATTTAACCATGGATGGGTTCAAGCAGTTGGTTTCTAACTATCTTGGTATCAATGGTGATCACCAACTCTTAGAAGTGATTGAGGCATTGCTGAAGAATAAACAAGTTACTCCAGCTGAAATTGCTGAGGAACTTTTGAAGAGTGAAGATCCCAATATTGCTCTTCGAGGAGTCGTGGAATTTCTCGAGCAAAAGTAA